A genomic window from Alkalihalobacillus sp. AL-G includes:
- a CDS encoding phospholipase D family protein: MLKPDKDRLNYSDLLKPPAGYQLAFAVGTTYSLDLEALIGVPLALSLSEEMDQTFMDDPIYMLEGLRRSADNIAIFCEAGQIKVPQNGNSLFALMEDSVFEVALENERSFHPKTWLIKYEDSQGNAIYRLLVLTRNLTFDRSWDIALALEGKMQQEPAGKNRPLVDFLRFLLTQATSEKKQKRIEEMMAELEHVHFESGDKHVAEFDFYPLGIKGYEVEDTGLFESYHQLILMSPFLSQSTIAELNGYSLTAPTKVLITRRAELHKLTEEIINDFDVYVLKDIIVEGEGAFSEEDEENEAAQLQDIHAKMYARSKYNEHQILIGSANSSHYAFNGNVEFLLRMQYKKYGFRITDLLVDLFGEEEEDNPFEKVESIPEEEETETEITDKLQKAIKQLCQVKSRAFVQKENDSYSVHLSFESIPDDIEFSIGPLLSKKIQDLQHEMIINDLSILELGEFYVVKAEQDGETVERIIKIETEGLPEERNQEIYRSIINNPYAFLQYIAFLLADDFLLSAFEQMEQKKFGSGAWDLYSISNPVLYENMLKAAARSSEKLQDIHKIIEIIDDDTIIPEEFYRLYDTFNQATKLVEK; encoded by the coding sequence ATGCTTAAACCAGACAAGGATCGGCTGAATTATAGTGACTTGCTCAAACCACCTGCCGGATATCAATTAGCGTTCGCTGTTGGTACTACATACTCTCTCGATTTAGAGGCGCTGATAGGTGTGCCATTGGCGCTTAGTCTTTCGGAAGAAATGGACCAGACATTCATGGACGACCCGATTTATATGTTGGAAGGATTACGCCGAAGCGCAGACAACATTGCTATCTTTTGTGAGGCAGGTCAGATCAAGGTACCGCAAAACGGCAACTCGTTATTTGCCTTGATGGAAGATAGTGTGTTTGAAGTGGCTCTGGAAAATGAACGGTCTTTTCATCCGAAAACCTGGCTGATCAAATACGAGGACAGTCAGGGGAATGCCATTTATCGATTGCTCGTTTTGACACGGAACCTAACCTTCGACCGGAGTTGGGATATTGCATTGGCATTAGAAGGGAAAATGCAGCAGGAGCCTGCTGGTAAGAACCGTCCACTGGTCGACTTTTTACGTTTCCTTCTCACCCAGGCAACCAGTGAAAAGAAACAGAAGCGTATCGAGGAAATGATGGCTGAGCTTGAGCATGTACATTTTGAATCGGGAGACAAACATGTCGCGGAATTTGACTTCTACCCTTTAGGGATAAAGGGATATGAAGTAGAGGATACAGGGCTATTTGAAAGTTATCATCAGTTGATCCTTATGTCCCCATTTTTGAGCCAAAGTACCATTGCAGAGTTGAATGGCTACTCTTTGACAGCTCCCACCAAAGTGTTGATTACCAGAAGGGCGGAACTTCATAAGCTTACGGAGGAAATCATCAACGATTTTGATGTGTATGTGTTGAAGGACATCATTGTTGAAGGGGAAGGAGCTTTTAGTGAGGAGGATGAAGAGAACGAAGCAGCTCAGCTTCAAGACATACATGCGAAAATGTACGCTCGCTCAAAGTATAACGAGCATCAGATCCTTATTGGTTCTGCAAACAGTTCCCATTACGCATTCAACGGGAATGTGGAATTTTTATTAAGGATGCAATATAAAAAATATGGATTCAGGATTACTGATTTATTGGTGGATTTATTTGGAGAAGAGGAAGAGGACAATCCTTTTGAAAAGGTCGAATCTATCCCTGAAGAAGAAGAGACAGAAACTGAAATCACAGACAAACTTCAAAAAGCGATCAAACAACTGTGCCAAGTCAAATCACGCGCGTTTGTCCAGAAAGAAAATGATTCCTATTCCGTTCATCTCTCATTCGAATCCATTCCTGATGACATTGAATTTTCGATTGGACCTTTGTTAAGCAAGAAAATACAGGATCTGCAGCATGAAATGATCATCAATGACTTAAGTATACTGGAACTAGGAGAATTTTATGTTGTTAAGGCAGAACAAGATGGCGAAACAGTGGAACGTATCATCAAGATTGAGACGGAAGGATTACCGGAAGAGCGCAATCAAGAGATCTATCGTTCGATCATAAACAATCCTTATGCCTTTTTGCAATATATAGCATTTTTGCTAGCGGATGACTTCCTGTTGTCTGCCTTTGAGCAGATGGAGCAAAAAAAATTCGGGTCAGGAGCTTGGGATTTGTATTCGATCAGTAATCCTGTTTTGTATGAAAATATGCTGAAAGCAGCAGCCAGGTCTTCAGAAAAATTGCAGGATATTCATAAGATCATTGAAATAATTGATGACGACACAATCATACCTGAAGAATTTTACCGTTTGTATGACACGTTCAATCAGGCGACAAAGTTGGTGGAAAAATGA
- a CDS encoding DEAD/DEAH box helicase family protein yields MIDLKKKEEEILDGLKDFQRSTVDRVHDLLTNDFTRVLVADEVGLGKTMIARGVMAKIARYHQEVLNDPLFKVVYVCSNQSIARQNLQKLQIDKRVKLEDSSDTRLSMQHLKIFENNFDQELKERFIQLIPLTPSTSFNMTSGCGSASERALIYSILKEYSPLDDYLDQLEILLIDTATKSWEWTKLGYEKRVEACNEKSDGQYLTTMLNRIEHFFDKDSSLNDAIHEVCEKIKRENIIGKRVEGTNQVIFKLRRMMAEISVDLMDPDLVIMDEFQRFPELVNADGESETALLAKKFFNSKRYNDEEKVKILLLSATPYKLYSTLEEISEKGEDEHYKEFMQVTGFLFEHHPEQQHHFKKVWGDFSASLNLFMIRDIAVIQAKKQEAEDSLYKGIARTERMTVEGSSELVDASIEPVEITKEDVLSYVHMDRMLQEIGIMDKVPVDYVKSTPYLMSFMEHYKLKQKITRHVKKYPENISLVDKPHLWIKRSAINHYRKLPDTNARLAKLKEIALPKHAERLLWIPPSLPYYESGGCYARQERFSKLLIFSAWEMVPRAVSTLLSYESERLTVGELIKKTPKKKKRKNRTYFAERRFPQSRLSFAMRNNVPANMNHMTLLYPSVTLAKLFDPVDVLNRKLPLEELKHELGENIQRLLEKVPIKPQGHEAREDEKWYYIAPLLFDLNEETVQEWFNSEQLLPVMDKNEGEHTSDDKAALTKHLEALRNVFQKGEFVELGKQPKNLKDVLVNMVLGSPAICALRMFHDWQGKSMPYAVHLAKILIDRFNTQEAISIVELDYGKQKNGERDAHWQNILKYCVDGNIQAMLDEYAHMLIEEAGLRNVENDWRNEQLIQLMTSALSTHSATYNVDTYESFKNRVKEKSGKDQVMKMRTSYAVGFADKRNEDTTLNRKKNVRLAFNSPFRPFVLATTSVGQEGLDFHYYCRKIVHWNLPSNPVDLEQREGRINRYKCFAIRQNIANKYGNISFQNDIWQEMFTTANENERDEHTPELVPFWSLPENQNIKIERIVPIYPLSKDGVKYERLMKIMQLYRLSLGQARQEELMEYLFEHQVEQEQLQDLFMNLSPYYKEKNRLNSSDIKTH; encoded by the coding sequence ATGATTGATTTGAAGAAAAAAGAAGAAGAGATTCTCGATGGCCTTAAAGACTTTCAGAGATCGACGGTAGACAGGGTGCATGACCTATTAACAAATGATTTCACCCGCGTGTTGGTAGCGGATGAAGTAGGGCTTGGCAAAACGATGATTGCCAGGGGAGTCATGGCTAAAATAGCAAGGTATCATCAGGAAGTTCTGAATGATCCCCTTTTCAAGGTCGTATATGTATGTTCCAATCAGAGTATTGCGAGGCAAAACCTGCAAAAACTGCAAATCGATAAGCGAGTGAAGTTGGAGGATTCTTCAGATACCCGGTTATCCATGCAGCACTTGAAAATCTTTGAGAACAATTTTGATCAAGAGTTGAAGGAAAGGTTTATCCAGCTGATTCCATTGACCCCCTCAACTTCTTTCAATATGACATCAGGTTGTGGAAGTGCGTCAGAAAGAGCTTTAATTTATTCGATTTTAAAAGAATACAGCCCTCTTGATGATTATTTGGATCAGTTGGAAATCCTGTTGATAGATACTGCAACAAAGAGTTGGGAATGGACGAAACTTGGTTACGAAAAACGAGTGGAAGCCTGTAATGAAAAAAGCGATGGTCAATATCTAACAACGATGTTGAATAGAATAGAGCATTTTTTTGACAAGGACAGCTCCCTTAATGATGCCATCCATGAAGTTTGTGAAAAAATCAAGCGAGAAAATATTATAGGAAAACGAGTTGAGGGCACAAATCAAGTGATCTTCAAACTACGCAGGATGATGGCTGAAATAAGTGTCGATTTAATGGATCCTGACCTTGTCATTATGGATGAGTTCCAACGTTTTCCTGAACTTGTCAATGCCGATGGGGAAAGTGAAACGGCACTGCTTGCTAAAAAGTTTTTTAATAGTAAGAGGTATAATGATGAGGAGAAAGTTAAGATTCTATTGCTTTCTGCCACACCTTATAAGCTATATTCCACACTTGAGGAGATTTCTGAAAAGGGCGAGGATGAGCATTACAAGGAGTTCATGCAAGTTACCGGATTCCTGTTTGAACATCATCCCGAACAGCAACACCACTTCAAAAAGGTGTGGGGGGATTTTTCCGCTTCATTAAATTTATTTATGATTAGGGACATCGCGGTCATTCAAGCGAAGAAGCAAGAAGCCGAAGATAGCTTATATAAGGGGATTGCCCGAACCGAGCGGATGACTGTCGAAGGGTCAAGCGAACTGGTTGATGCATCTATAGAACCTGTTGAAATCACTAAGGAAGATGTCTTGTCCTATGTCCATATGGACCGCATGCTCCAGGAAATCGGGATCATGGATAAAGTTCCTGTCGATTATGTGAAATCGACTCCTTACTTGATGTCATTTATGGAACATTATAAATTGAAACAAAAAATAACCCGACATGTTAAGAAATATCCTGAAAACATCTCGTTGGTTGATAAACCACATCTATGGATAAAAAGAAGCGCAATCAACCATTACCGTAAACTGCCCGACACCAATGCCCGGCTTGCCAAATTAAAAGAAATCGCACTGCCAAAGCATGCAGAACGGCTGCTTTGGATTCCGCCCTCCTTGCCATATTACGAATCCGGAGGGTGCTACGCTAGACAGGAACGGTTCTCTAAGTTACTTATATTTTCAGCATGGGAGATGGTTCCAAGGGCTGTGTCTACGTTGCTATCCTATGAATCAGAACGCTTGACAGTAGGGGAGTTGATCAAAAAAACGCCGAAAAAGAAGAAGCGGAAAAATCGTACGTATTTTGCTGAAAGGCGGTTTCCTCAGTCCCGCTTATCTTTTGCAATGAGAAATAATGTGCCTGCGAACATGAATCATATGACACTTTTATATCCTTCCGTCACGTTAGCGAAACTTTTCGATCCGGTTGATGTATTGAACAGGAAGCTTCCACTGGAAGAGTTGAAACATGAATTAGGAGAGAACATTCAACGTCTGCTTGAGAAGGTGCCAATTAAACCTCAAGGACATGAAGCTCGGGAGGATGAGAAATGGTATTATATTGCACCTTTGTTATTTGATCTAAATGAAGAGACTGTTCAAGAATGGTTTAACAGTGAGCAACTTTTGCCTGTAATGGATAAAAACGAAGGTGAACATACTTCTGATGATAAAGCGGCCTTAACAAAGCATCTGGAAGCATTACGCAACGTTTTTCAAAAAGGGGAATTTGTTGAGCTCGGTAAGCAACCAAAGAATTTGAAAGACGTGCTTGTGAATATGGTTTTAGGGTCGCCAGCAATTTGTGCTTTGCGTATGTTTCATGATTGGCAAGGCAAGTCCATGCCTTATGCCGTTCATCTGGCGAAAATCCTGATCGATCGATTTAACACGCAAGAAGCCATTTCGATCGTTGAATTAGATTACGGGAAACAGAAGAACGGGGAACGGGATGCCCACTGGCAAAATATCCTGAAGTATTGTGTGGACGGCAATATTCAGGCGATGCTCGATGAGTATGCACACATGCTGATCGAAGAGGCGGGGCTTAGAAATGTTGAGAATGATTGGCGTAACGAGCAGTTGATTCAATTAATGACGAGCGCACTGAGCACCCATTCTGCAACTTATAACGTAGATACTTACGAAAGCTTCAAGAATCGTGTGAAAGAAAAAAGCGGCAAGGACCAAGTGATGAAAATGCGAACTAGTTACGCGGTAGGTTTTGCAGATAAACGAAATGAAGACACGACACTAAATAGAAAGAAAAACGTTCGACTCGCATTTAACTCACCATTTCGACCATTCGTTCTTGCCACCACATCTGTAGGACAAGAAGGCCTTGATTTTCATTACTATTGCAGGAAGATCGTTCACTGGAATCTCCCGTCAAATCCAGTCGACCTCGAGCAGCGAGAAGGAAGGATCAATCGTTATAAATGCTTTGCGATCCGCCAAAACATAGCCAACAAATACGGCAACATATCATTTCAAAACGATATATGGCAGGAAATGTTCACTACCGCAAATGAGAACGAAAGAGATGAACATACCCCTGAGCTAGTGCCTTTCTGGTCACTGCCCGAAAATCAGAACATTAAGATTGAAAGGATTGTCCCAATCTACCCTCTAAGTAAGGACGGCGTGAAATATGAGCGGCTCATGAAAATCATGCAGCTTTACCGCTTAAGTCTAGGGCAAGCCCGCCAAGAGGAATTAATGGAATATTTGTTTGAGCACCAAGTGGAACAGGAGCAGCTGCAGGATTTATTTATGAATTTAAGTCCTTACTATAAAGAAAAGAATAGATTAAATTCTTCTGATATTAAAACTCATTGA